The following coding sequences lie in one Brevibacterium marinum genomic window:
- a CDS encoding bifunctional allantoicase/(S)-ureidoglycine aminohydrolase, whose translation MTTTDPYTYWAPTGGHPPQSDLLTDRAIVTEAYTVIPRGVMRDIVTSNLPEWTGTRSWVLSKPVAGGAVTFSQTILEVVPGGGSDEPEPQAEVEGFIFVMAGELEITHEGRAHTLAPGGYGFLPAGSTWSVKSTGAEAGRFHWVRKRYQPVTGLTAEAVFGNESDVEPAAMPGTDNRWRTTRPLDPGDLAYDMHVNIVTFEPGAVIPFAETHEMEHGLYVLEGKAVYRLNGDWVEVQEGDFISMRAFCPQACYAGGPGRFRYLLYKDVNRQVEL comes from the coding sequence ATGACGACGACCGACCCCTATACCTATTGGGCGCCGACCGGCGGGCACCCGCCCCAGTCGGACCTGCTCACCGACCGTGCGATCGTCACCGAGGCCTACACTGTGATCCCGCGCGGGGTCATGCGCGACATCGTGACCTCGAACCTGCCCGAATGGACGGGGACCCGATCCTGGGTGCTGAGCAAACCGGTGGCCGGGGGAGCGGTGACCTTCTCTCAGACCATCCTCGAAGTCGTCCCGGGCGGCGGCTCGGACGAGCCCGAACCGCAGGCCGAGGTCGAAGGGTTCATCTTCGTCATGGCCGGTGAGCTCGAGATCACCCACGAGGGTCGGGCACACACCCTGGCCCCGGGCGGCTACGGTTTCCTGCCAGCCGGTTCGACCTGGAGCGTGAAGTCGACCGGCGCCGAGGCGGGCCGTTTCCATTGGGTGCGCAAGCGTTACCAGCCGGTGACCGGACTGACCGCCGAAGCCGTGTTCGGCAACGAGTCCGACGTCGAGCCGGCGGCGATGCCGGGCACCGACAACCGGTGGCGGACGACCCGCCCGCTCGATCCCGGCGACCTGGCCTACGACATGCATGTCAACATCGTGACCTTCGAACCCGGTGCCGTGATTCCCTTCGCCGAGACCCACGAGATGGAGCACGGCCTCTACGTCCTCGAGGGCAAGGCCGTCTACCGCCTCAACGGCGATTGGGTCGAGGTGCAGGAAGGCGACTTCATCTCGATGCGCGCCTTCTGCCCCCAGGCCTGCTACGCCGGCGGGCCGGGCCGCTTCCGCTACCTGCTCTACAAGGACGTCAATCGCCAGGTCGAGCTCTAA
- a CDS encoding DUF6986 family protein translates to MDQSTLADIDALLSDTDELLSTRYPGERDVRQPVHTVYVPGHHSTPTLPREWGEQALECVDANGGMVQLAERVIVASRKETVPPDSQSIPNLHQVAREAEMLAEAVTRKLSTEPIEDLRLDFEDGYGDADDETEDACARQAARNAIAGLDETGAPAFFGIRFKCMEADTRARGLRTLDIFLAEVIASHGRLPKQLVLTLPKVSTVDQVRAMVIACRSLEAQHDLAEGAITFEVQVETPQLILGADGRVPLAPVLDAGAGRITSLHYGTYDYSASMGVAAAYQAMDHPVADFAKNQMMLAVAGTGVHLSDGSTNILPVGEPEEIHRAWGLHAGLVRRHLKRGIYQGWDMHPHQLPTRFLATFRFYREGAERAATRLRNYVFHEDSAVLDEPATARALARYLSRGLSCGAHTEEFVTDRTKMSIETLNHIARTGAA, encoded by the coding sequence GTGGATCAATCAACGTTGGCCGACATCGATGCGCTCCTGTCGGATACGGACGAGCTGCTGAGCACGCGTTACCCCGGCGAGCGCGATGTCCGCCAGCCCGTGCACACCGTCTACGTCCCCGGACACCACTCCACGCCGACCCTGCCCCGCGAGTGGGGTGAGCAGGCCCTCGAATGCGTCGATGCCAACGGCGGCATGGTCCAGCTGGCCGAACGCGTCATCGTCGCGTCCCGCAAGGAGACCGTCCCTCCCGACAGCCAGTCGATTCCGAACCTGCACCAGGTCGCTCGGGAAGCCGAAATGCTCGCCGAGGCGGTCACCCGGAAACTGTCGACCGAACCGATCGAGGACCTGCGTCTCGACTTCGAGGACGGGTACGGCGACGCCGACGACGAGACCGAGGACGCCTGCGCACGCCAGGCTGCGCGCAACGCGATCGCCGGACTCGACGAAACGGGCGCACCGGCGTTCTTCGGCATCCGGTTCAAGTGCATGGAGGCCGATACCCGGGCACGTGGTCTCCGGACCCTGGACATATTCCTCGCCGAGGTGATCGCCTCCCACGGAAGGCTTCCGAAGCAGCTGGTCCTCACGCTCCCGAAGGTCAGCACGGTCGACCAGGTCCGTGCCATGGTCATCGCCTGCCGATCGCTCGAGGCCCAGCATGACCTGGCCGAGGGTGCGATCACCTTCGAGGTACAGGTCGAGACCCCGCAGCTCATCCTCGGCGCCGACGGCAGGGTGCCGCTGGCCCCCGTCCTCGATGCGGGTGCCGGACGCATCACCTCCCTGCACTACGGCACCTACGACTACTCGGCTTCGATGGGTGTCGCTGCCGCCTATCAGGCGATGGACCACCCCGTGGCCGACTTCGCGAAGAACCAGATGATGCTCGCGGTCGCCGGCACAGGAGTCCATCTCTCCGACGGCTCGACGAACATTCTGCCGGTCGGCGAGCCCGAGGAGATCCACAGGGCGTGGGGCCTGCACGCCGGGCTGGTCCGCAGACACCTCAAGCGCGGCATCTACCAGGGCTGGGACATGCATCCGCATCAGCTGCCCACCCGTTTCCTAGCCACCTTCCGCTTCTACCGCGAAGGCGCGGAGAGGGCGGCGACCAGGCTGCGCAACTATGTGTTCCACGAGGACTCCGCCGTCCTCGATGAGCCGGCGACCGCCCGGGCGCTGGCTCGCTACCTGTCGCGCGGGCTGTCCTGCGGGGCACACACCGAGGAGTTCGTGACCGACCGGACGAAGATGTCGATCGAGACCCTCAACCACATCGCCCGCACCGGCGCGGCCTGA
- a CDS encoding NAD-dependent malic enzyme: MASPSPGYSITLRAATEVGRTSTSDLVAAAAATGAAITALDVVESTPHSVIIDVSADTRDLDHADEVAAALGELPGVEVHKVSDRTFLLHLGGKLESAPKVPLRNRDDLSRAYTPGVARVCKAIAGNKDDARRLTIKRNTVAVVTDGTAVLGLGDIGPEAAMPVMEGKAVLFKQFAGVDAWPVALDTKDTEEIISICRALAPAYGGINLEDISAPRCFEIEAKLREELDIPVFHDDQHGTGIVTLAALKNALKVVGKNLEDLRIVVSGVGAAGNAIIRLLQVAGAKNIIACGRDGAIGPNSTVDTEHKVWLQRNTNPEGFDGTLKEAVVGSDVFIGVSAPNVLDGSDIQAMNEDALVFAMANPDPEVDPAEALKHAAVVATGRSDYPNQINNVLAFPGIFRGLLDAEATDIDENIMVAAADAIASCIPAEELHPGYVVPSVFDPEVAKKVAEAVAAVSS, encoded by the coding sequence ATGGCGTCTCCAAGCCCCGGATACTCAATCACGCTTCGCGCGGCCACCGAAGTCGGTCGGACCTCGACCTCCGATCTTGTGGCCGCTGCCGCGGCGACCGGTGCCGCGATCACGGCCCTCGACGTCGTCGAATCCACCCCGCACAGCGTCATCATCGACGTCAGCGCCGATACGCGCGACCTCGACCACGCCGATGAGGTCGCGGCCGCACTCGGCGAGCTCCCCGGCGTCGAAGTCCACAAGGTCTCGGACCGGACGTTCCTCCTCCACCTCGGCGGCAAACTCGAATCCGCACCCAAGGTACCGCTGCGCAACCGGGACGACCTCTCCCGCGCCTACACCCCGGGCGTGGCCCGAGTGTGCAAAGCCATCGCAGGGAACAAGGACGATGCGAGGCGGCTGACGATCAAACGCAACACCGTCGCGGTCGTCACCGACGGCACCGCGGTGCTCGGCCTCGGCGACATCGGCCCCGAAGCCGCGATGCCCGTGATGGAGGGCAAAGCCGTCCTGTTCAAGCAGTTCGCCGGTGTCGACGCCTGGCCAGTCGCCCTCGACACGAAGGACACCGAGGAGATCATCTCGATCTGCAGGGCTCTGGCCCCGGCCTATGGGGGCATCAACCTCGAGGACATCTCCGCGCCGCGCTGCTTCGAGATCGAGGCCAAGCTCCGCGAGGAACTCGACATCCCGGTCTTCCACGACGACCAGCACGGCACGGGCATCGTGACGCTGGCCGCGCTGAAGAACGCGCTCAAGGTCGTGGGCAAGAACCTCGAGGATCTGCGCATCGTCGTCTCCGGCGTGGGGGCGGCGGGCAATGCGATCATCCGGCTGCTCCAGGTAGCGGGGGCGAAGAACATCATCGCCTGCGGCCGGGACGGCGCGATCGGACCGAACTCGACAGTCGACACCGAACACAAGGTGTGGCTGCAGCGCAACACGAACCCCGAAGGCTTCGACGGCACACTGAAGGAGGCCGTGGTCGGCTCGGACGTATTCATCGGAGTCTCCGCCCCGAACGTGCTCGACGGCAGCGACATCCAGGCCATGAACGAGGATGCACTCGTCTTCGCGATGGCCAACCCGGATCCCGAGGTGGATCCCGCCGAAGCGCTCAAGCACGCGGCCGTCGTCGCCACCGGACGCAGCGACTACCCGAATCAGATCAACAACGTGCTGGCCTTCCCCGGCATCTTCCGCGGCCTCCTCGACGCCGAGGCGACCGACATCGATGAGAACATCATGGTCGCCGCCGCCGATGCGATCGCCTCGTGCATTCCGGCCGAGGAGCTCCACCCGGGCTACGTGGTGCCATCGGTCTTCGACCCCGAAGTGGCGAAGAAGGTCGCCGAGGCGGTCGCGGCAGTCTCATCGTGA
- a CDS encoding IclR family transcriptional regulator, with product MTSNDTNAPAIRQTKGGVQSVERAFGLLECIANSSGSATLSHIAAEVSLPLPTIHRLLNTLVNLGVVRQLPNRGYALGPGLIRLGNLAGSQLGAIARPYLRTIVEELGESANVATIDGDMVVYVDQVASQRQMRMFTEVGRRTHMHDTGVGKAILAGLDSEQVRHIVSTAGMPTPTEYSIGTVEALETELERIRERGYSIDEQEQELGVRCFAMSIPEAPAPLAISVSGPISRVDQAFSDRAIPLLRSAAEAISEDMRGGA from the coding sequence ATGACCAGCAACGACACGAATGCCCCCGCGATCCGTCAGACGAAGGGCGGTGTCCAGTCCGTCGAACGCGCCTTCGGGCTCCTCGAATGCATCGCGAATTCCTCGGGCTCGGCGACGCTGAGCCACATCGCCGCCGAAGTGAGCCTCCCGCTCCCGACGATCCACCGGCTGCTCAACACCCTGGTCAACCTCGGCGTGGTGCGCCAGCTGCCCAATCGCGGCTACGCGCTGGGTCCGGGGCTGATTCGCCTCGGCAACCTCGCCGGTTCCCAGCTGGGTGCGATCGCCCGCCCCTACCTGCGGACGATCGTCGAGGAGTTGGGCGAATCCGCGAACGTCGCCACCATCGACGGCGACATGGTCGTCTATGTCGATCAGGTCGCCTCACAGCGGCAGATGCGGATGTTCACCGAGGTGGGGCGGCGGACCCATATGCACGACACCGGGGTGGGCAAGGCCATTCTCGCCGGCCTCGACTCCGAGCAGGTGCGCCACATCGTGTCGACCGCCGGGATGCCGACGCCGACCGAATACAGCATCGGCACGGTCGAGGCCCTCGAAACCGAGCTGGAGCGCATTCGCGAGCGTGGCTACTCCATCGACGAGCAGGAACAGGAGCTGGGAGTGCGCTGCTTCGCGATGTCGATCCCCGAGGCGCCTGCTCCCCTGGCGATCTCCGTGTCGGGACCCATCAGTCGAGTCGACCAGGCGTTCTCGGATCGCGCGATTCCGCTGCTGCGCTCGGCCGCCGAGGCGATCTCGGAAGACATGCGCGGCGGCGCCTGA
- the aceE gene encoding pyruvate dehydrogenase (acetyl-transferring), homodimeric type, whose amino-acid sequence MTQTTTSAIPRGSGDEEVDEWLESWEGLVSQRGTLRAAEIMEALRQRAATNSVAQPKVTTTDYVNTIPADQEPAYPGDERLERKYRKWLRWNAAMLVHRAQRPETSVGGHISTYAGAATLYEIGFNNFFRGQDHPGGGDQVFFQGHASPGMYARAFLENRLNEAQLDGFRQEASKAPNGLSSYPHPRLMPEFWQFPTVSMGLGPINSIYQAQMNRYLLNRGIKDTSDQRVWAFLGDGEMDEPESRGALQLAANEGLDNLTYVINCNLQRLDGPVRGNGKIVQELEAVFTGAGWNVIKVLWGREWDSLLDADHSGELVRIMNETLDGDYQTFKAESGGFIRDNFFGRSPVTKGLVEHLSDDDIWNLKRGGHDYHKVFAAYQQAVNTTGKPTVILVQTVKGYGLGTTFESRNATHQMKKFTAADVKAFRDRMDIPITDKVIDDDPYAVPYYHPGNDAEEIQYMLQKRKELGGFLPNRKPENSTKTLPAVSDKALAQTKKGSGHQQAATTMAFVRLLKDLMREKGIGNRIVPIIPDEARTFGIDAFFPTAKIYNPNGQNYLAVDRELFLSYKEATSGQLLHVGINEAGAAAGFTAAGTSYSTHGEPMIPIYVFYSMFGFQRTGDAFWAAGDQMTRGFIIGATAGRTTLTGEGLQHADGHSPVLAATNPAVRIYDPAYGYEIGHIMRDGLHRMYGEHDLGDDARNVMYYLTVYNEPMLQPAEPEDVDVDGILRGIHRVAEAGAGAEAGADAGSGAEVGAGDRPQAQLLASGVAVPWALEARGLLAQDWGVDAAVWSVTSWAELRRDALKCEAEKLENFEAEPRVPYVRQRLGSQAGPIVATSDFDSTQPDLIRAFLSQDFATLGADGFGFSDTRAAARRHFKIDAHSMVVRALQLLADRGEIERSVPVEAAKKYRLGEVNAGTSGTAGGDS is encoded by the coding sequence ATGACCCAGACCACAACCTCGGCGATCCCGAGGGGATCAGGTGACGAAGAAGTCGACGAGTGGCTCGAGTCCTGGGAAGGGCTCGTCAGCCAGCGTGGCACCCTGCGCGCGGCCGAGATCATGGAGGCGCTGCGTCAGCGGGCCGCAACGAACTCGGTCGCACAGCCCAAGGTCACGACCACGGACTACGTCAACACCATCCCGGCCGATCAGGAACCCGCCTACCCCGGCGACGAGCGCCTCGAGCGCAAATACCGCAAGTGGCTGCGCTGGAACGCCGCGATGCTCGTCCACCGTGCTCAGCGTCCCGAAACCTCGGTCGGCGGGCACATCTCGACATACGCGGGGGCTGCGACCCTGTACGAGATCGGGTTCAACAACTTCTTCCGCGGCCAGGACCATCCCGGCGGCGGCGACCAGGTGTTCTTCCAGGGCCACGCCTCACCGGGGATGTATGCCAGGGCCTTCCTCGAGAACCGGTTGAACGAGGCCCAGCTCGACGGCTTCCGCCAGGAGGCCTCGAAGGCTCCGAACGGGCTGAGCTCCTATCCGCATCCTCGCCTCATGCCCGAGTTCTGGCAGTTCCCGACCGTGTCGATGGGGCTGGGCCCGATCAACTCGATCTACCAGGCGCAGATGAACCGCTATCTGCTCAATCGCGGCATCAAGGACACCTCCGACCAGCGGGTCTGGGCCTTCCTCGGCGACGGTGAGATGGACGAGCCCGAATCACGCGGCGCCCTCCAACTGGCCGCGAACGAGGGCCTGGACAATCTCACCTATGTCATCAACTGCAACCTGCAGCGCCTCGACGGGCCCGTGCGCGGCAACGGCAAGATCGTCCAGGAGCTCGAAGCCGTCTTCACCGGAGCCGGATGGAACGTCATCAAGGTCCTCTGGGGCCGCGAATGGGACTCCCTGCTCGACGCCGACCACAGCGGCGAGCTGGTCCGGATCATGAACGAGACCCTCGACGGCGACTACCAGACCTTCAAGGCCGAGTCCGGCGGGTTCATCCGTGACAACTTCTTCGGCCGCTCGCCGGTGACCAAGGGGCTCGTCGAGCACCTGTCCGATGACGACATCTGGAACCTCAAGCGCGGCGGCCACGACTACCACAAGGTCTTCGCCGCCTACCAGCAGGCCGTGAACACCACAGGCAAGCCGACCGTTATCCTCGTCCAGACGGTCAAGGGCTATGGCCTGGGCACGACCTTCGAATCGCGCAACGCCACGCATCAGATGAAGAAGTTCACGGCCGCCGACGTCAAGGCCTTCCGCGACCGGATGGACATCCCGATCACCGACAAGGTCATCGACGACGACCCCTACGCCGTGCCCTACTACCACCCGGGCAACGACGCCGAAGAAATTCAGTACATGCTTCAGAAGCGGAAGGAGCTCGGCGGGTTCCTGCCCAACCGCAAGCCCGAGAACAGCACGAAGACCCTGCCAGCAGTATCCGACAAGGCCCTCGCGCAGACGAAGAAGGGTTCGGGCCATCAGCAGGCCGCGACCACGATGGCCTTCGTCCGCCTGCTCAAGGACCTTATGCGTGAGAAGGGCATCGGCAACCGGATCGTGCCCATCATCCCCGATGAGGCCCGCACATTCGGCATCGACGCGTTCTTTCCGACCGCGAAGATCTACAACCCGAACGGGCAGAACTACCTGGCGGTCGACCGTGAGCTGTTCCTGTCCTACAAGGAGGCGACCAGCGGCCAGCTGCTCCACGTCGGCATCAACGAGGCCGGTGCGGCAGCGGGATTCACCGCCGCCGGAACGTCGTACTCGACCCACGGCGAACCGATGATCCCGATCTACGTCTTCTACTCGATGTTCGGCTTCCAGCGCACCGGAGACGCCTTCTGGGCCGCCGGTGACCAGATGACCCGCGGGTTCATCATCGGCGCCACGGCCGGACGCACGACGCTGACCGGTGAGGGCCTGCAGCACGCCGACGGACACTCTCCTGTGCTGGCGGCGACCAACCCGGCGGTGCGGATCTACGACCCGGCCTACGGCTACGAGATCGGCCACATCATGCGTGACGGCCTGCATCGCATGTACGGCGAGCACGACCTCGGCGATGACGCCCGCAACGTCATGTACTACCTGACCGTGTACAACGAGCCGATGCTCCAGCCGGCCGAACCCGAGGATGTCGATGTCGATGGGATTCTGCGTGGGATCCATCGGGTCGCGGAAGCGGGTGCTGGTGCCGAGGCGGGTGCGGATGCAGGATCCGGCGCCGAGGTGGGTGCGGGCGATCGTCCGCAGGCGCAGCTGCTCGCATCCGGAGTCGCAGTCCCGTGGGCGCTCGAGGCCCGTGGGCTGTTGGCTCAGGACTGGGGCGTGGATGCCGCCGTGTGGTCGGTGACCTCATGGGCCGAGCTGCGCCGCGACGCCCTGAAGTGCGAGGCCGAGAAGCTCGAGAACTTCGAGGCCGAGCCGCGGGTGCCGTATGTGCGTCAGCGTCTGGGCTCGCAAGCGGGGCCGATCGTGGCCACGAGCGACTTCGACTCCACTCAGCCGGACCTCATCAGGGCCTTCCTCAGCCAGGACTTCGCGACCCTGGGGGCAGACGGGTTCGGCTTCTCGGATACGCGGGCCGCTGCCAGGCGCCACTTCAAGATCGATGCGCACTCGATGGTCGTCCGCGCGCTGCAGCTACTGGCCGACCGCGGCGAGATCGAGCGTTCCGTGCCGGTCGAAGCGGCGAAGAAGTACCGCCTGGGCGAGGTCAACGCAGGGACCTCGGGCACCGCCGGAGGCGATTCCTGA
- the pucL gene encoding factor-independent urate hydroxylase, which produces MSKVRLTTNQYGKAENRLMRVYRDSDRHEIRDLNVTSQLWGDFETAHTEGDNEHIVATDTQKNTVFAKAKELGVSSPEQFILGLADHFTSSFDWVTGGRWAAEEYGWSRINDHDHSFFKSAPETRTAVLTRDGDKDTLISGFYGLTVLKTTESGFVGYPKDEYTTLPETDDRILATDIATRWIYNTTDLDFESVYGKVKKIILDAFTDHYSHALQHTLYQMGEKVIDAVPEIDEIRFSCPNKHHFLYDIERFGLENPNEVLIVADRPYGLIEATFTRDGVEESKEAWAQIAGFC; this is translated from the coding sequence ATGAGCAAGGTGAGACTGACAACGAATCAGTACGGCAAGGCGGAGAACCGGTTGATGCGGGTCTATCGCGACTCCGACCGTCACGAGATCCGCGACCTCAATGTGACCTCGCAGCTGTGGGGTGACTTCGAGACCGCCCACACCGAAGGCGATAACGAACACATCGTCGCCACCGACACCCAGAAGAACACGGTCTTCGCCAAGGCCAAGGAACTCGGCGTGAGCTCGCCCGAGCAGTTCATCCTCGGCCTGGCCGACCACTTCACCTCGAGCTTCGACTGGGTCACGGGCGGACGCTGGGCGGCCGAAGAGTACGGTTGGTCGCGCATCAACGACCACGACCATTCCTTCTTCAAGTCCGCGCCCGAGACCCGCACCGCGGTCCTGACCCGCGACGGTGACAAGGACACGCTGATCTCCGGCTTCTACGGACTCACCGTGCTCAAGACCACCGAATCGGGCTTCGTCGGCTACCCGAAGGACGAGTACACCACACTGCCGGAGACCGACGATCGGATACTGGCCACCGATATTGCGACCCGCTGGATCTACAACACCACGGATCTCGACTTCGAGAGCGTGTATGGAAAGGTCAAGAAGATCATCCTCGACGCATTCACCGACCACTATTCGCATGCCCTGCAGCACACCCTGTACCAGATGGGTGAGAAGGTGATCGACGCCGTGCCGGAGATCGACGAGATCCGCTTCTCCTGCCCGAACAAGCACCATTTCCTCTACGACATCGAACGCTTCGGCCTGGAGAACCCGAATGAAGTGCTCATCGTCGCCGATCGACCCTACGGTCTGATCGAAGCCACCTTCACCCGCGACGGCGTGGAGGAATCCAAGGAGGCCTGGGCGCAGATCGCCGGCTTCTGCTGA
- the uraH gene encoding hydroxyisourate hydrolase gives MSFISAHALDSTVGTPAADLEVTLYSGAEAIANARTDDNGRVSEFGPDHLGAGDYRIVFATGAYFEARGWDHFHPQVTIDFTVKAGEAHYHIPLLLSPFAYSTYRGS, from the coding sequence ATGAGCTTCATCTCCGCCCACGCACTCGACTCCACCGTCGGCACCCCCGCCGCCGACCTCGAGGTCACGCTGTACTCCGGCGCCGAGGCTATCGCCAACGCCCGCACGGACGACAACGGTCGTGTCTCGGAATTCGGGCCGGACCACCTCGGCGCCGGTGACTATCGGATCGTCTTTGCCACCGGTGCTTACTTCGAAGCGCGGGGATGGGATCACTTCCACCCCCAGGTGACGATCGACTTCACGGTCAAGGCGGGAGAGGCCCACTATCACATACCATTGCTGCTGAGCCCGTTCGCGTACAGCACATACCGGGGAAGTTGA
- the uraD gene encoding 2-oxo-4-hydroxy-4-carboxy-5-ureidoimidazoline decarboxylase, with translation MDLNEFNSLSTDEARELLRPCLDVDRWIDGVVAARPFSTVDSALTSGHSSANPLTDEEISTAMSHHPRIGEKAKGSSAEAAHSSREQAGLGVLEGNVQDRLAAGNAAYEERFDRVFLIRAAGRDPEEILGELERRMANTERQELAEVGEQLIQIATLRLEGILA, from the coding sequence GTGGACCTGAACGAGTTCAATTCGCTGTCGACCGACGAGGCCCGCGAGCTCCTGCGCCCGTGCCTGGACGTCGACCGTTGGATCGACGGAGTCGTCGCGGCACGTCCGTTCTCCACCGTGGACTCGGCCCTGACGTCCGGTCACAGCAGCGCGAATCCCCTGACCGACGAAGAGATCTCGACCGCGATGTCCCACCATCCCAGGATCGGTGAGAAGGCGAAGGGCTCCTCCGCCGAGGCGGCCCATTCCTCCCGCGAGCAGGCGGGCCTGGGTGTCCTCGAAGGAAATGTCCAGGATCGTCTCGCCGCCGGCAACGCCGCCTACGAGGAGCGCTTCGACCGCGTCTTCCTCATCCGCGCCGCCGGGCGTGACCCCGAGGAGATCCTCGGCGAGCTCGAGCGCCGCATGGCCAACACCGAGAGACAGGAACTCGCCGAGGTCGGCGAGCAGCTGATCCAGATCGCAACACTGAGACTCGAAGGAATACTTGCATGA
- a CDS encoding glycerate kinase, whose amino-acid sequence MSKEAPTIVCAPDSFKGSAGAPEAAAALARGARQVFPDSRITDLPFADGGEGTLDALLAVWGTPARSVDVVDALGRLTSAQFGISADGRTAVIEAAQANGLPQVSDVALAPERADTYGVGLIAGHVLDQGVEEILLCIGGSASTDGGAGIASALGAAFTDSSGSPISPGGGGLAALASVDVSGLDPRALAVRWRIAVDVDNPLTGPDGAAAVFGPQKGADSASVSVLDSGLAHLAEVLAGSPADASTLAATPGFGAAGGIPLALTTLLDAEVVPGSTMVAEAVGLSEALAGADIVLTGEGSFDSQSLGGKVVAAVRDCAPASARVIVVAGHVALTPAECREAGITAALSIAPGPAGLDELSERAEELIEATAAHACALMVAGEDLAGFGARPDARAADLADARAAEFAGARAADAEGN is encoded by the coding sequence ATGAGCAAGGAAGCCCCCACGATCGTCTGTGCGCCCGACTCCTTCAAAGGATCGGCCGGTGCCCCCGAAGCCGCCGCCGCCTTGGCCCGCGGCGCACGCCAGGTGTTCCCGGATTCTCGGATCACCGACCTGCCCTTCGCCGACGGCGGCGAAGGCACGCTCGACGCCCTCCTGGCGGTGTGGGGCACCCCCGCCCGCTCGGTCGACGTCGTCGACGCCTTGGGTCGGCTGACGAGCGCACAGTTCGGCATCTCCGCCGACGGAAGGACCGCGGTCATCGAGGCGGCCCAGGCCAACGGCCTCCCCCAGGTCTCCGACGTCGCGCTTGCGCCGGAGCGCGCCGACACGTACGGCGTCGGCCTCATCGCCGGCCACGTCCTCGACCAGGGCGTCGAGGAGATCCTGCTGTGCATCGGCGGGTCCGCGAGCACCGATGGTGGAGCCGGCATCGCCTCCGCCCTGGGCGCGGCCTTCACGGACTCGTCGGGCTCACCGATCTCCCCCGGCGGCGGTGGGCTGGCGGCCCTGGCCTCGGTCGACGTCTCGGGACTCGATCCACGCGCCCTCGCTGTCCGCTGGCGCATCGCCGTCGACGTCGACAACCCGCTCACCGGCCCCGACGGTGCCGCCGCCGTCTTCGGCCCGCAGAAGGGCGCCGACTCCGCATCCGTGTCCGTCCTCGACTCCGGACTGGCCCACCTCGCCGAGGTGCTCGCCGGGTCGCCGGCGGACGCGTCGACCCTGGCCGCAACGCCGGGATTCGGTGCCGCCGGCGGGATCCCCCTGGCCCTGACGACGCTGCTCGACGCCGAGGTGGTGCCCGGCTCGACGATGGTCGCCGAGGCCGTGGGTCTGTCCGAGGCACTGGCCGGGGCCGATATCGTCCTCACAGGCGAGGGCTCTTTCGATTCGCAGTCGCTGGGCGGCAAAGTCGTCGCGGCAGTACGGGATTGCGCCCCCGCCTCGGCGAGGGTCATCGTCGTCGCGGGACACGTCGCTCTCACTCCCGCCGAATGCCGCGAGGCAGGAATCACGGCGGCCCTGTCGATCGCGCCGGGCCCGGCCGGCCTCGATGAGCTCTCCGAGCGAGCCGAAGAGCTCATCGAGGCGACCGCCGCCCACGCGTGCGCGCTCATGGTGGCCGGCGAGGACCTCGCGGGCTTCGGCGCGAGACCGGACGCACGCGCTGCGGACCTCGCGGACGCACGCGCTGCGGAATTCGCGGGCGCACGCGCTGCGGACGCGGAAGGGAACTGA
- the bcp gene encoding thioredoxin-dependent thiol peroxidase: MGIQLEVGQNAPDFSLSDANGKTYSKADFAGQKVILYFYPKAATPGCTTEACDFRDSLSALAGAGFQVLGVSPDDAEALQSFAEDQHLTFPLLSDPGAELAKAYGSYGEKTVGGNTFEGTLRSTFVIDEDGTLSSVEYNVDAEGHVARLRARLGA, translated from the coding sequence ATGGGCATACAGCTCGAAGTCGGACAGAACGCACCGGATTTCTCACTGAGCGACGCAAACGGGAAGACCTATTCGAAGGCGGACTTCGCCGGGCAGAAGGTCATCCTCTACTTCTACCCCAAGGCCGCGACGCCCGGCTGCACGACCGAGGCCTGCGACTTCCGGGACAGCCTCTCCGCATTGGCCGGCGCCGGCTTCCAGGTGCTCGGGGTCTCCCCCGATGACGCCGAGGCGCTGCAGTCGTTCGCGGAGGACCAGCATCTGACCTTCCCGCTGCTCTCGGACCCGGGGGCAGAACTCGCGAAGGCCTACGGGTCATACGGAGAGAAGACGGTGGGCGGCAACACCTTCGAAGGCACCCTGCGCTCGACCTTCGTCATCGACGAGGACGGCACCTTGTCCAGCGTCGAATACAACGTCGACGCCGAGGGCCACGTCGCCCGCCTCCGCGCGAGGCTCGGCGCCTGA